Proteins found in one Odocoileus virginianus isolate 20LAN1187 ecotype Illinois unplaced genomic scaffold, Ovbor_1.2 Unplaced_Contig_23, whole genome shotgun sequence genomic segment:
- the ZNF7 gene encoding zinc finger protein 7 isoform X3 produces MVKTLPQDFPQSPGFGDTSDPEVCSQRQPSSLFHKNFLNMGTTAPRKAFAEDEFQGHGERGSSGRLGCQPDQSQGSFRRCDVCGRSLRSPSDVALHQEMNTQQKPNRCQECQKKLSDCFQGRQPSTLSGEKPYECRECGKVFRLCSQLTQHQRIHTGEKPFKCTDCGKAFRLSSKLIQHQRIHTGEKPYRCEECGKAFGQSSSLIHHQRVHTGERPYGCRECGKAFSQQSQLARHQRTHTGERPYPCPECGKAFSQSSTLAQHQRVHAGEKVELPRTPESPSLGARQRMHAPEKPFKCDECGKAFRWVSRLSQHQLTHTGEKPYKCNKCSKAFGCSSRLIRHQRTHTGEKPFKCDECGKGFVQGSHLIQHQRIHTGEKPYECSDCGKAFSQSSSLIYHQRIHKGEKPYECLECGKAFSMSTQLTIHQRVHTGERPYKCSECGKAFSQNSTLFQHQIIHAGVKPYGCSECGKAFSRSSYLIEHQRIHTRAQWYREYGGTLEASTHASRRRVNTVKKLHKCNECEKIFRWRSHLIIHQRIHTGEKPYKCNECGKAFNRSSRLTQHQKIHMG; encoded by the coding sequence ATGGTCAAAACCTTGCCCCAGGACTTTCCCCAGAGTCCTGGCTTTGGAGATACCTCAGATCCTGAAGTCTGTTCACAGAGACAGCCAAGCTCCCTCTTCCATAAAAACTTCTTGAACATGGGGACCACGGCTCCCAGGAAGGCCTTCGCCGAGGACGAGTTCCAGGGTCATGGTGAGCGGGGGAGCAGTGGCCGCCTGGGTTGTCAGCCTGATCAAAGTCAGGGGTCCTTCCGAAGGTGTGATGTATGTGGCAGGAGCTTGCGATCTCCTTCAGATGTTGCTCTGCACCAGGAAATGAATACCCAGCAGAAACCCAACAGATGCCAAGAGTGCCAAAAAAAGTTATCTGATTGCTTTCAGGGGAGACAGCCGAGTACCTTGTCTGGAGAGAAACCGTATGAATGTAGAGAGTGTGGGAAGGTCTTCAGGTTGTGCTCACAGCTTACTCAGCATCAGAGgatccacactggagagaagccgTTTAAGTGCACCGACTGTGGGAAGGCCTTTCGCCTGAGCTCAAAACTTATTCAGCATCAAAGGATTCACACTGGGGAGAAGCCCTACAGGTGCGaagaatgtggaaaagcctttgGGCAGAGCTCCAGCCTCATCCACCATCAGAGGGTCCACACGGGAGAGAGGCCCTATGGCTGCCGGGAGTGCGGGAAGGCCTTCAGCCAGCAGTCTCAGCTGGCCAGGCACCAGAGGACCCACACGGGAGAGCGGCCCTACCCGTGCCCAGAGTGCGGCAAGGCCTTCAGCCAGAGCTCAACCCTAGCTCAGCACCAGCGGGTGCACGCTGGGGAGAAGGTTGAACTCCCGAGAACCCCTGAGAGTCCCAGCCTGGGTGCACGTCAGAGGATGCATGCTCCCGAGAAGCCATTTAAGTGTGACGAATGTGGAAAGGCTTTCCGGTGGGTCTCCCGCCTGAGTCAGCATCAACTGacacacactggagagaaaccttacaaatgcAACAAGTGTTCGAAAGCCTTTGGTTGCAGCTCACGACTTATTCGCCACCAGAGAACTCACACTGGAGAAAAACCGTTTAAGTGTGATGAGTGTGGGAAAGGCTTTGTCCAGGGCTCACACCTCATTCAGCATCAGAGGATTCACACCGGGGAGAAGCCTTACGAGTGCAGTGACTGCGGGAAGGCCTTCAGCCAGAGCTCGAGCCTCATTTACCATCAGAGGATCCACAAGGGGGAGAAGCCCTACGAGTGCCTcgaatgtggaaaagccttcagcATGAGCACACAGCTCACGATACACCAGAGGGTGCACACGGGTGAGAGGCCGTACAAATGCAGCgagtgtgggaaggccttcagccAGAATTCTACCCTTTTTCAGCACCAGATTATTCATGCTGGGGTGAAGCCCTACGGGTGCAGCgagtgtgggaaggccttcagccGAAGTTCATACCTGATCGAGCACCAGAGGATCCACACTCGTGCCCAGTGGTACCGTGAGTACGGGGGCACCCTGGAGGCTTCCACCCACGCGAGTCGGAGGAGAGTTAATACTGTAAAGAAACTTCACAAATGTaatgaatgtgagaaaatattcagATGGCGGTCACATCTCATTATCCAccagagaattcacactggagagaaaccttacaaatgtaatgaatgtggCAAAGCTTTTAATAGGAGCTCAAGGCTTACTCAGCATCAGAAAATTCACATGGGCTAG